In a genomic window of Nodosilinea sp. E11:
- a CDS encoding diguanylate cyclase domain-containing protein → MLENDLANPPTPIAAIDPSPLIVQAEDSLQRVLQALVQAAKTYALVYQNASLVGVFSYANAADAAAHQTDFSQVPAHRWMTPLTGLHPLRSPLPASIAPLASLDQLLPVVDQAHNWLGLIDAERFYALPPSLETHLATRAELTACHYSETLFKQQQEQLSLALQGAQMGTWDWDLAQGTIVISDQQQQLLGLAIGEFDGSYNTLFTHLHPDDQDRVHQALQQAIRLGQRYAIEFRVCHTDGRTRWLSARGKVFQASSQSPRLAGVTLDVSEQKRVEAEIKLQSQRERLVGEIAQRIRNLLDLDSILEQTVTSVREFIEADRVIVIRRGAAMSGEVIQESCASAYSSMLGWTLRDPWSVGEAFLNHYRVGRGLAVENIYTQNLPPHQLAFLKYFQIQAEVVVPLLHEQSLWGLLVAHQCRSTRAWQTSDVRLLQSLATQVGIAIHQARLHRKLTVANQRLKHMAYLDGLTQVANRRRFEQYLDQEWRRMSREQGPLAVIMADIDCFKHFNDHYGHQAGDNCLRLVARILHRAARRPGDLVARYGGEEFVIVLPNTDAKGAETVAEDVRLLVRNQQIPHEASTVDQVVTLSLGVASILPGPDTSSDNLIKQADTALYKAKHNGRDQVSVAPDL, encoded by the coding sequence GTGCTTGAGAATGACCTGGCTAATCCGCCTACACCAATAGCAGCGATTGATCCATCTCCCCTCATCGTCCAGGCTGAGGATAGTTTGCAGCGGGTTTTACAGGCATTGGTTCAAGCCGCTAAAACCTACGCCCTGGTCTACCAAAATGCCAGCCTGGTCGGCGTCTTTAGCTACGCCAATGCCGCCGATGCTGCGGCCCACCAGACCGACTTTAGCCAGGTACCTGCTCATCGGTGGATGACTCCTTTAACCGGTCTGCATCCCCTGCGATCGCCCCTTCCTGCATCTATAGCTCCCCTAGCATCGCTCGATCAGCTGCTGCCTGTGGTTGATCAGGCCCACAACTGGCTGGGGCTGATCGACGCCGAGCGGTTTTATGCGCTGCCTCCCTCGCTCGAGACCCACCTAGCCACCAGGGCCGAACTCACCGCTTGCCACTACTCAGAGACTTTATTTAAGCAGCAGCAAGAACAGCTAAGCCTGGCGCTTCAAGGAGCCCAAATGGGTACCTGGGACTGGGACTTAGCCCAGGGCACCATTGTCATTTCCGATCAGCAGCAGCAATTGTTAGGGTTGGCCATCGGCGAATTTGACGGCAGCTACAATACCCTCTTTACCCACCTTCACCCCGACGACCAAGACCGGGTACACCAGGCTCTCCAGCAGGCGATTCGGTTGGGGCAGCGCTACGCCATCGAGTTTAGGGTGTGCCACACCGATGGCCGCACCCGTTGGCTATCGGCCCGAGGAAAAGTCTTTCAAGCTAGTAGCCAGTCCCCCCGGCTCGCTGGCGTCACCCTCGACGTCTCTGAGCAAAAACGGGTTGAAGCCGAAATTAAGCTCCAGTCGCAGCGAGAGCGCCTAGTGGGCGAAATTGCCCAGCGCATTCGCAACTTGCTCGACCTAGACAGCATTTTGGAGCAAACCGTCACATCGGTACGAGAATTCATTGAGGCCGACCGGGTGATTGTGATCCGGCGGGGAGCCGCCATGAGTGGCGAGGTGATCCAAGAATCCTGCGCGTCAGCCTACTCCTCCATGCTGGGCTGGACCCTGCGCGACCCCTGGTCTGTGGGCGAGGCCTTTCTCAACCACTATCGAGTGGGTCGAGGCCTGGCAGTAGAGAACATTTACACGCAAAATTTGCCCCCTCACCAGTTGGCGTTTCTCAAATATTTTCAGATTCAGGCCGAGGTGGTCGTGCCGTTGCTTCACGAACAATCTCTATGGGGGCTTTTGGTTGCCCATCAATGCCGATCGACGCGGGCCTGGCAAACCTCTGATGTGCGCCTGCTGCAAAGTCTGGCTACCCAGGTGGGCATTGCCATTCACCAGGCTCGGCTTCACCGCAAACTGACCGTAGCCAACCAGCGGCTTAAGCACATGGCCTATCTCGACGGCCTCACCCAAGTAGCCAACCGTCGCCGGTTTGAGCAATATCTCGACCAAGAATGGCGGCGAATGAGCCGTGAGCAGGGGCCGCTAGCGGTGATTATGGCCGATATTGACTGCTTTAAGCACTTCAATGACCACTATGGCCATCAGGCGGGCGACAACTGTTTGCGGCTGGTAGCGCGCATCCTCCATCGGGCCGCTCGGCGGCCTGGCGACCTGGTGGCCCGCTATGGCGGGGAAGAGTTTGTGATCGTGCTGCCTAACACCGACGCCAAGGGAGCCGAAACCGTAGCCGAAGACGTGCGCCTGCTGGTACGCAACCAGCAGATTCCCCACGAAGCCTCGACCGTAGACCAGGTGGTCACCCTCAGCCTGGGGGTGGCCAGCATTCTCCCTGGCCCTGATACTAGCTCTGACAACCTGATCAAGCAGGCTGACACCGCGCTGTACAAGGCTAAACATAACGGTCGTGATCAGGTCAGCGTGGCCCCTGACCTGTGA
- a CDS encoding SDR family NAD(P)-dependent oxidoreductase — MTSLNGQVALVTGATRGLGKGIATGLAEAGATVYLTGRTLTATADSVGSLEETAAAVTQAGGVARPVQVDHGDDQQVRSLFERIATEQQGRLDLLVNNAYAGVSALKAAYGKPFWESEPDFWDACNHVGLRSHYLASVYAARLMVPRRRGLICTLSSWGGLSYIFGVPYGVGKAACDRMAADMAVELKPHQVTSLSIWPGIVGTELMTKFAADLGLDGITVGGAPTDSIKARYNWETPLLTGRAIAALAADAQVLRRAGQVQIVAELAKTYGLVDADGNRPASLRSLRFVLPSVVPGLQSYAGWVPDVELPWPVLLLGPLGSPKA; from the coding sequence ATGACATCACTGAATGGACAAGTTGCCCTAGTCACCGGGGCTACCCGAGGTCTGGGCAAAGGTATTGCCACCGGCCTGGCCGAGGCTGGGGCCACGGTTTATCTGACGGGCCGCACGTTGACAGCCACCGCCGACTCGGTCGGTTCCCTAGAGGAAACCGCCGCCGCTGTCACCCAGGCGGGCGGTGTGGCACGACCCGTGCAGGTAGACCATGGCGATGATCAGCAGGTGCGATCGCTGTTTGAGCGCATTGCCACCGAGCAGCAGGGACGGCTCGATCTGCTGGTGAACAATGCCTACGCTGGGGTGTCGGCCCTCAAAGCCGCCTACGGCAAACCCTTCTGGGAATCGGAACCCGACTTTTGGGATGCCTGCAACCATGTTGGTCTGCGCAGTCACTACCTGGCCAGCGTCTACGCCGCCCGCCTGATGGTGCCGCGCCGGCGGGGGCTAATTTGCACACTCTCCTCCTGGGGTGGGCTGTCCTATATTTTTGGGGTGCCCTACGGGGTCGGCAAAGCCGCCTGCGATCGCATGGCCGCCGATATGGCCGTCGAGCTCAAACCCCACCAGGTGACGTCGCTCTCGATCTGGCCAGGCATTGTCGGCACCGAGCTGATGACCAAGTTTGCCGCCGACCTGGGCCTAGACGGGATTACGGTGGGCGGTGCCCCAACCGACTCGATTAAAGCCCGCTACAACTGGGAAACTCCTCTGCTGACTGGGCGGGCCATTGCGGCTCTGGCCGCCGATGCCCAGGTGCTGCGCCGCGCGGGGCAGGTGCAAATTGTAGCCGAACTGGCCAAAACCTACGGACTGGTCGATGCCGACGGCAACCGGCCTGCCTCGCTGCGATCGCTGCGGTTTGTGTTGCCCTCGGTGGTGCCGGGGCTGCAATCCTACGCCGGCTGGGTGCCCGATGTCGAGCTGCCCTGGCCCGTCTTGCTGCTTGGGCCACTGGGGTCACCCAAGGCTTAA
- a CDS encoding endonuclease MutS2, which produces MIQHETLNLLEWPRLCQHLSTFAATKMGTLAAQSLATPATQAASANLLAQTQEACWLEQNNNGLNFGGIRDIGTALERAHRQGLLNGEELLAIATTLHGARQLRRTIDAQPPEDLPVLQTLVADLSTHPDLEQQIYHCIDDRGDVTDRASPKLGDIRDRMKATRQDIQQRLQRILQRQAGAMQEPLITQRGDRFVLPVKAPQKDAVPGIVHDASASGATLYIEPQAVVELGNRLRQLLRQEKTEEEIILRQLSEAVAEVYDDLAHLLAVVTELDLAHARARYSLWLGANPPRFIDPDEQTTLRQLRHPLLVWQQRHEQGPEVVPINLLIRPELRVIAITGPNTGGKTVTLKTLGLAALMARAGLYVPAREPVELPWFEQVLADIGDEQSIEQSLSTFSGHIRRIGRILAALDGESEVGGESNVRDVSDGSDVSDGEAIETYRLPESSSIPSPLHPLTPSPPHPLTPANALILLDEVGAGTDPTEGTALAIALLKHLAHRARLTMATTHYGELKALKYQDERFENASVEFDEVTLSPTYRLLWGIPGRSNALAIARRLGLTTTVVDAATALMALGAQDDVNQVIAGLEAQRRQQEERSQAAADLLAATEKLHNEVQHKANLLRDREQDLKRQQQAAVQQAIADAKRDIAKVIRRLQQGEATAQDAQRATAAVDAIGSAHLPAAAPVPTKPGYRPAVGDRIRIPSLGQTAEVLTAPDDDHRITVRFGLMKTTVSLAEIESLRGEKAEVPVKTKPIDTVPAAQAAPPAPAIRTSRNTIDLRGMRVAEAEGVLEEAIAKGSGALWIIHGHGTGKLKAGVHDYLKRHPQVQRLEPAAQADGGTGVTVAYL; this is translated from the coding sequence TTGATTCAGCACGAAACCCTGAACCTGCTGGAGTGGCCCCGGCTGTGCCAACACCTCTCAACCTTTGCGGCCACCAAGATGGGCACCCTGGCCGCCCAATCTCTAGCGACCCCAGCGACCCAGGCGGCCAGCGCCAATCTGCTGGCTCAAACCCAGGAGGCATGCTGGCTAGAGCAAAACAACAATGGGCTAAATTTTGGCGGCATTCGCGATATTGGCACGGCGTTAGAGCGGGCTCACCGCCAGGGACTGCTGAACGGTGAAGAGCTGTTGGCGATCGCCACCACCCTCCACGGGGCTCGCCAACTGCGCCGCACCATTGATGCTCAGCCGCCAGAAGACCTGCCGGTGCTGCAAACTCTGGTGGCCGACCTGAGCACCCACCCCGACCTAGAGCAGCAGATTTACCACTGCATCGACGATCGCGGCGATGTGACCGACCGGGCCAGCCCTAAGCTGGGGGACATTCGCGATCGCATGAAGGCCACCCGCCAAGACATACAGCAGCGGTTGCAGCGCATTTTGCAGCGCCAGGCGGGGGCCATGCAAGAGCCACTCATTACCCAGCGGGGCGATCGCTTTGTGCTGCCGGTGAAAGCCCCCCAAAAAGACGCGGTGCCCGGCATCGTTCACGATGCTTCCGCCAGCGGGGCTACCCTTTACATCGAGCCCCAGGCGGTGGTTGAACTAGGCAACCGTCTGCGCCAGCTGCTGCGCCAAGAAAAAACCGAAGAAGAGATCATTCTGCGGCAGCTCAGTGAGGCCGTGGCCGAGGTCTACGACGACCTGGCCCACCTGCTGGCGGTGGTGACCGAGCTTGACCTGGCCCACGCCCGCGCCCGCTACTCGTTGTGGCTGGGAGCCAACCCGCCCCGGTTCATTGACCCCGACGAGCAAACCACCCTGCGCCAGCTGCGCCACCCCCTGCTGGTGTGGCAACAGCGCCACGAGCAGGGGCCAGAGGTGGTGCCCATCAACCTGCTGATTCGCCCCGAGCTGCGGGTAATCGCCATTACTGGCCCCAACACTGGCGGCAAAACCGTCACCCTCAAAACCCTCGGGCTGGCGGCGCTAATGGCCCGTGCCGGCCTCTACGTACCCGCCCGCGAACCGGTAGAATTGCCCTGGTTTGAGCAGGTGCTGGCCGATATTGGCGATGAGCAGTCGATCGAGCAGAGCCTCTCTACCTTTTCGGGCCACATTCGCCGCATCGGTCGCATTCTCGCTGCCCTGGATGGTGAGAGTGAAGTGGGTGGTGAGAGTAATGTAAGAGACGTAAGCGATGGGAGTGATGTAAGCGATGGGGAGGCTATAGAAACCTACCGCCTGCCCGAATCGAGTTCCATCCCCTCACCCCTTCACCCCCTCACCCCTTCACCCCCTCACCCCCTCACCCCCGCCAACGCCCTCATCCTGCTCGACGAAGTCGGCGCGGGCACTGACCCCACCGAGGGCACCGCCCTGGCCATTGCCCTGCTCAAGCACCTGGCCCACCGGGCGCGGCTGACCATGGCCACCACCCACTACGGCGAACTCAAGGCGCTGAAATACCAGGATGAACGGTTTGAAAACGCCTCGGTAGAGTTTGACGAAGTGACGCTGTCACCCACCTACCGGCTGCTGTGGGGCATTCCAGGCCGCTCAAACGCCCTGGCAATCGCCCGGCGGTTGGGGTTGACCACTACGGTGGTCGATGCGGCGACGGCGCTGATGGCCCTCGGTGCCCAAGACGACGTCAACCAGGTGATTGCGGGCCTAGAGGCCCAGCGTCGCCAGCAGGAGGAACGGTCTCAGGCGGCGGCAGACTTGCTGGCGGCTACCGAAAAGCTCCATAACGAGGTGCAGCACAAGGCCAATCTGCTGCGCGATCGCGAGCAAGACCTCAAGCGTCAGCAGCAGGCGGCGGTGCAGCAGGCGATCGCCGATGCCAAGCGCGATATTGCCAAAGTGATTCGCCGCTTGCAGCAGGGCGAAGCCACGGCGCAAGATGCCCAGCGGGCGACGGCGGCGGTCGATGCGATCGGGTCGGCCCACCTGCCCGCCGCCGCTCCGGTGCCGACAAAACCCGGCTACCGGCCAGCGGTGGGCGATCGCATCCGCATTCCCAGCCTGGGTCAGACCGCCGAGGTGCTCACGGCCCCCGACGATGACCACCGCATCACCGTGCGCTTTGGGCTGATGAAAACCACCGTCAGCCTGGCGGAGATAGAATCGCTGCGGGGCGAGAAAGCCGAGGTGCCCGTCAAGACCAAACCGATCGACACAGTGCCCGCTGCCCAGGCGGCTCCCCCAGCCCCAGCCATTCGTACCAGCCGCAACACGATCGATCTGCGCGGCATGCGGGTGGCCGAAGCCGAGGGCGTGCTAGAAGAGGCGATCGCCAAGGGTAGCGGGGCCCTGTGGATTATCCATGGCCACGGCACCGGCAAACTCAAGGCCGGTGTGCACGACTACCTCAAGCGCCATCCGCAAGTGCAACGGCTTGAGCCCGCCGCCCAAGCCGACGGTGGCACTGGCGTCACCGTGGCTTATCTTTAA